Proteins from a single region of Fusobacteriaceae bacterium:
- a CDS encoding AbrB/MazE/SpoVT family DNA-binding domain-containing protein: MNEIVKNVADRKIINITGKRQITIPLKFYEKLQLGKEVECVLTDDSLVIRPLTGQDDNFSVEILKDLISQGYSGTELVEKFAEMRKQIRKAVGTLIAEADEIAAGKIESETTADIFGEV; encoded by the coding sequence ATGAACGAAATCGTGAAAAATGTAGCAGACAGAAAGATCATCAATATCACTGGAAAAAGGCAAATTACAATACCTTTGAAGTTTTATGAAAAATTACAGCTGGGCAAGGAAGTGGAGTGTGTTCTTACGGATGATTCCCTTGTGATTCGTCCACTGACTGGACAGGACGATAATTTTTCCGTGGAAATTCTGAAGGATTTGATCTCGCAGGGTTATTCAGGGACTGAGCTTGTCGAGAAATTCGCGGAAATGCGCAAGCAAATCCGAAAAGCAGTCGGAACCTTGATCGCGGAAGCAGATGAGATCGCGGCAGGAAAAATAGAAAGCGAGACCACTGCAGATATTTTCGGTGAGGTCTAG
- a CDS encoding type II toxin-antitoxin system RelE/ParE family toxin, whose product MYEIRYHQAAIKYLKKIKDKKLKAEFIKAIGQLKSNPYVGSPKVGDLNGIYGYDVRYKAVNYEIAYRIYETESKLVVVILAGTRENFYEELKRLLRS is encoded by the coding sequence ATGTATGAAATCCGATATCATCAAGCTGCCATAAAGTATCTGAAAAAAATCAAGGATAAAAAGCTGAAAGCGGAATTTATAAAAGCAATCGGGCAACTTAAATCCAATCCCTATGTGGGGTCTCCAAAAGTTGGAGATTTGAACGGAATCTACGGATATGATGTCCGGTATAAAGCGGTCAATTATGAGATTGCTTATCGGATCTATGAAACGGAGAGCAAACTGGTAGTTGTAATTCTTGCCGGTACGAGAGAAAACTTTTATGAAGAACTGAAGCGATTGTTGAGGAGTTAG
- a CDS encoding cupin domain-containing protein, with product MDKVNIFKDIEGMEFPAGRRTRVIIGENGAINGEYFCQGYVVIYPGGSIPEHSHETVETYTILKGSGKMTVGSESEPITEGETVYIPRNLPHALENTGSADMHMMFVYAPKMIVDHWAEEMSGELK from the coding sequence ATGGATAAAGTAAACATTTTCAAAGATATCGAAGGGATGGAATTTCCGGCAGGTCGCAGGACACGGGTCATCATCGGGGAAAACGGCGCCATCAACGGCGAATATTTTTGCCAGGGGTATGTGGTCATTTATCCCGGCGGCTCAATCCCCGAGCATTCCCATGAAACGGTGGAAACCTACACGATCCTCAAGGGGAGCGGCAAAATGACTGTCGGAAGCGAGTCCGAGCCCATCACGGAAGGGGAGACGGTCTACATCCCGCGGAATCTTCCCCATGCCCTCGAGAACACAGGATCGGCGGATATGCACATGATGTTCGTGTACGCGCCCAAGATGATCGTGGATCACTGGGCCGAAGAAATGTCCGGCGAGCTGAAGTGA